taagcgttatacttcgtattgtaattccttaatattatgtctaactagagtatatcattcacagcttcgcagttatgtttccaATACGCATgactttaaagatacgttaggaacgaaacagttcaagtcaaaatattactaacctcaagaggaatgatgatgtcgtcgatatagatctttacttcttcacatgcttcaagtcttcacgtaatacttgtatgtctcgtatcctagtaactttctagctaaccaatacgaagttgactcaacatataatcaagcgactctttagagTGTAGACTCTAGACTCAAGACCATAGGGTATGGTATATGTACTTAAATGTAGTAAGCAACAATTGGCATGCAATAACATATATAGTAAACCTATTAGTCAACGTGTTTAATTAACACGAGATATCCTTTTCCTTGTATAGTTTTTTATAGGGAGTGATCATGACGGATCGTTATTTATACTTTATTTTATATTGTGCTAAATGTATGTGTTGTTCCTGCATGGAAAATTATAATGGAAAGTGATCAATTTGAAACTGTAAGTGCAGTCTTCTCAGTTTTATGttaattttatgttttcttttgaatcaatcatgctcagaatgaaaaaaataaaaagatcctTAAATAGTTATGAACAACGCCCAAACTCTTCACAAAATTACTATGTACATCATGTTATTCACTTCTTGTTATATTGTTATGTTGATCTACCTATTGGTTCTTTAAACAAAAGTGAAAGATGTCACCGACAAATCCATGCCAAAAATTTAAGGGTCTCTACGTGAAACATCAAAAATGAGtaatttaaaaatatatttttctattatggtataaaaaaatttaacataagtgaaatatattgaattatgCTAACAACTACGTAAAAGTAACGTTTCTTGCATCAATTTGTTTCTTTTAAGGAAATTTATTAATAGAAAGATTTGGTAACCAATAATCCGATATTTTTCTAATATATATCATTTGATACTAGTATCTAATAACAACCAAAGTGTTATTTTCTGATATATGTATCATATGTACCACATGTATCACAATAATCACATTAATATTTAGTATAACTCAAATCATCTTATGTGTGGAACTGTTAATATTATATCATATATACAGGGTCGGCCCTGTAGTATAGGCAGAGCAAGAACCACTTGAGGCCACGAGCTAGGGgaggcaacaacaaaacaaaaaaaaactcgtGATTAAAAAATAATTACTCTTAATAATAAAACTGGGCATACCAAACACGttctgaaaataaaatcaaagggaAAGTGAAAAACACCGGAGAAATAGTTTCTTAAGGTTCATAAATCTCAATCAGAGATTCAGAGTTACTACCTGGTAAGAGAGATTGCTTTGTTTTATTGTTTCAACTTGAAATATTAATGTAAATTTTATAATTTATATTGAAATCTGTTTGGAAACTGATcttgatttattttgttttgattgatgtGTGTGATTTCTTTTAGTTTCTTATGTTGATTAGTTTTGATTGATGAGAGTTTGAATTTCGTATTGACGATTGATCAGATTGTTTCTCATCTTGAATTGATTATGTTGCACCTTAATCAATTCAATTGTGTATATTATTGTGTATGACTAAAATCATTATATGGTCACCGTATGATCAGagtaatttgcaagaaaaatagaaaaaggaCCACAATCCATAACCTTCActcacagaaaccctaattttgtttgtTCAAATCATTCTATTTTCGTACCACGTCCCACAGTAGCAGGCTAGAAGCAACAACCTTTAAATGTGGGTAGTGGGCATTTACAGTGAGTCATGTAACACAATCATCGTTAAGCAATTAAGGAGCTCTTTATTTACAGTAATGGAAACATATATGGTACCTTAGTTTCGAAAAAGTATTAGGCATGTGCCTCTGCATTAGTTGTTGCACGGTACCTCAAAAGGATAACCAACACTTTCAATTGATTTGCCACTAGCCATATTTGATTTAAATTTTGTACCGCTTGGATGTTCAAGCTTGTGGTCATCAGTTCATGTTAAAAATGTATTTCCATATAATGGTCTCAAATCTTTACTTGGGTACAACTTGTCTTGTGCGCTAATGGAACAAACTGAAAATCTGGGGTTGAGGTGAGGGGTAGTTGGTCTAGTGATGGTCTTGATGTTTAAGGTGGAAACGCTAAGGAGGCAAGGAGATTCACTAACTAGAGTTCCCAAGTTAATACGTTCCGTGATTATCTTGGCATGCGGTTCTGCCATTCTTATGATGGTGACTGTTTGAACTAGCAACAAAGAGATATAGTTCAGCTCAATTAATAGAGGAGAACGCTTGCATCTCATCCTTGGTGTTGTTTTTCGACAATGTCAGACCACTAAGTATTATAGGACGAGATAGATGTTTTGCCACATGTTGTAGTAGTTGCGTTCTGAGGTAGTTGTTAAGATGTTTTAGGTGAAAACTTAGATTTTACATATATTTTTAATGAGTTTGCTACTAAGAATGTACAAAGAGAATCGACTTTTGGCCAAGTATAATTGAGTTGCTCCTGGAAGTGGAAGTGTTAATCCATTTTTTGAATCATCATGATCTCAGCAACATTGGGATCATTAGCGGAAAAAGGTACGTGCTACAACCTTAAATATTTATGAGAGAAATGCTTGTATGATGCATACAAAAATAATGAAAAGTACTGCTGATTTTTTTGGTAGATTGATTTGTCTTAAATTTGTTCTTCCTTTTCCTCGCAAGTTCAATTGTAGTGTCCATCATATTACCTTTATCTAGTTTGAGTTTGTATCCTGACCGATGAATCGTTCTTTCTTTGGTGAATGCTAGTTTGTATCATGACCGATGAATCGTTCTTTCATTTTAGACATCTCATATAGTCAGTTTGCTCATTCCTATTTATAATTTTGTTGTGAGAATGTTATATGTGCCACTGTGTCTTATAAGTAATTCTCGAGTCATTCCAGTTAGCAATGTTTATGCAATTTTTGTTTTGTatagtttattttgattaattggaggccacaatttttcttttctttaggcCACAAAAATGCAACACCGGCCCTGCATATATATAAGTGTATAAGGTTCAAAtcttttgatttgatgggtcaatGTATTatcattgttattattattataaaaatatttttattattggagaaagagtattacattaactagttggaagcttaataagctaagatccaacaatatactattacattaattgaacaagttgctgtgctaacctaccagcgagatgataagaattattattattattattatttaaatcTATTATGTCAAAAGTGTTAAAAGCTTGACTAGATGATAAGAATTATGAATACACGATGTAATATATAATTAGTATAAAAACATTTAAATATTTGGGGGTCCTCGACGGTCTCCTAAGTATCCTATGCATATGGTAGGGCCTGTCATTGAACATATTTTGGGAGCAACAAATAGCTGTTGGGGAGAACTGAAGTTTTCTTTTTGCTGATAATCGTTGATCATATTTCCTCCTCCTTCTGGTGTACGGACAAGATAAAGTTCTTTTTTGAAATAATGGGTCGAGTTAATTGAATAAGTTGTATATACATATCAAGTAAGATTAGGTTAAAAGCACTGTGCCTATATATGGGCATGATCATCATGGCTATATGTTAGTAACTAATCAGTCTACCTATGTTGTATCAAACTAAGTACATTGTCATTAATCTCAAACCATCTTTATTAATCTCGAACCCTCTTTattgatagtaatcacaaagttctcctcgtctcagactttgtgatttccaAATATAGATATCCGATAACTGATCTTATTTGATCTTTAAGAACGattgatagatcaatctagcgtgcactccaaatcaatctaagaatcacacATAAACACTAGAaatggtaaaaacaaacgatgatgataaaaaaaattgaatagacttgtattattaataaagcttcacgctctAAACATTGAATTCGTCCTTAATCATCAAAGGATTtatctactcatattacaaaaaaaatgaagaatttgAATAATGGTGGTCCCCTCACCCACCCCCAAAGAGGTAACCCTAGGTTTAGATgtagaagttgtgatatgagatgtagatattgatattgattcttcttgcaagacctaatacctatttatagaGGTTTATTACAATGCTTGGCTTTCAAGTATCCTAGTCGGTTCCGGAAACCCGACTCTAAGCTATGAAAGAAAGACCTAAAAGATAGTTTGGGAACTTTGGCGGCCTTCATGGTACATATACTAGGTACGCGGTCCCTACTTTAAAAAGTGTCCACAAACTTTTTAGTATGTGTACCAGGTATGCGTACTCCTCCGATTCACGAAATTCCAAGTTACGCCGGTACACATACCCAATACGCGttttcggtattcgataaacttgttttgcccttaacttcttcgttcgaactcagaataacctcattcttttgcattatttttgtaattgaattctcatcaagatagtgataagaaatcatgaatttgaatgagttaagattgatCTTTGACACGTCTCTTGATTTTGGgcacttttgctccttttcgtcgcacttcttccacttcactTTGAGTTGGGAACTTAGATACTTGGAGTACTTCTCTTATTAGCTATTTCTAgtactttgtatctccttttaggatgattcacctaatagagacaaataagagaaaacaagagtaataacaagTATACATGCAAGAAtcatagctaaaacaagtatggaatgaaaactaaaatcatatgaattatgcacttatcaaacacCATTTGTAGAATTCAGTTACTTTTATGATTTTATCTcccaaccgaacttttctctgttAACTTATTTGTTTCCCTTGTCTATCTATTAATTATATATGActctttaattattttttgagTCATATATATAAAGTTAGATTCAGATATACTTTCTAATTACTAATCGGGCATGGAACCAACGGCCGACATTTACAATTACAAATTCTTTATTATATATGTTTCTTTGATTTTTGTTGCCTTTTTTCTTACGATGAGAAGTTTGTCCTAAATTAAATGAGTCAATTGAATCAGGTATAAAAAAGTTGAACGCGTTTGTTTATATAAAAAATAGTGGGGCGAAATTTGTgatattgaaaagaaaaaactatCCTTATAAGCTCTAGCAATGTTTTCAGACTCAGTTTAAAATTATGTTTGTTTTTTAGCTGACTCGACACTAGATAGAGTCAAATATCAGACAGTTACTATTTAATTTTTGTGTAACCTCCGACTCAGTACCTGACTAAGGTCTAATTCCTGACTCGGACTCGCTTGAGTCCAGAATAAAACACACTTGGCCCGCGCATAATGACAGAAATACCCTCCTTCGGTTAAAAGCTTGAAATAcagatttcattttcttttttttgacttCACTTCACTTCAGAGTTCAGACAGAAAAGCGAGAACCCTAAGAGAAATTTTTGAAGGCGACGACGAATATAGAGTATGAAAAATCCATAGATGGAGAATAACAAAGGTATTTCGTATTTAATGTTGTTCTCATCTTTCTCTCATTCGTATTTTCTGTTTCTAGtgaatttttttctagggttttaaggaaaaaaaacctGTAAAGAGCTCTCCAACCTGTTACTATTATCAAttccattttttgattttttgtttttgtttttgttttttagcaATGGGTTTTGATTGGATTTAAAAATTTTGTTTGCTAATctgggtttgttttattttctgatttGGAGTATTTGAGGTTATGGTTTTTTGGTGTTTATCATCTGTTTGCATAAATGCTTAATTGACGTAGAATGCCTATAGCAAGAATATACTGCACCTGTGAGAGTTTTGAGTCCAATTTGGTAGAAAGAAAATTAAGAAGATTAGCATATTATGCCCCTCTTGCACATAGATCAATAGAGAATAATTCCAATGATAAATCCATTTGAGATTTGTATACATTCTGTATGATTTGACCTGTTTTTTTCTACGATGAACCCTTTTTGATGTAATTACGTACAAGACAAGGCACCTGCTAGATTAGGTTTGCTGCAAATTAGCAGTAAGTACACAATTCAAATGTTCATATTGTTTCCTCTAACCAAATATGTCTCTGTTTACATCCTGTTTTTCATTAGGGAAAAAAAAAGATATGTAGTTGCTTTTCAAAAATACTTCTAAAAAGTCAGCAAAAATCACTTATCAAAGATCAGATTCTCGATAATCCTTTCTGTTTTGACATCTTTAATTTCATCTGTAGTTCTAGATTAACTTGTGGCTGATTTCAAGTTTAATTGATCTTTTTTAGTGCAGAGAAACAAAATTTTTTTTAGGGTCACTGCATTTTCTGTATTACTTgttcaataatatttttttttcataatgcTCTCGCTATATCTATGAATTCCATTTGCGATACCCTTTGCCATATGTTCCCTTAAGACTTGAGTTGCCCCGGTGGTTGAAAATACCCTCTGGTAAGAGTTTTGGAGTGATCAATGAAGGATGTGTTGATGAATATGAGTTGTAGTATTAATCTGTAGGCAGAGATATTTAGGGAAGGACAGCCAAATAAATGTGCTTGCTTCAAGTGCATAGTTTTGCGTCTGTAGTATAAATCCGGTTCTAATTTTAAGAATCAGAAAGTTTTACTGTAGCCCTCTGGTCTTGGCATTATGATTTTAGACTCACTTCCTCTACTCTATTAGCATGGAGAAGTACatgcttttgttccttttgtggcTGGCAATTTATAGGTATCCCAAGATGTTCAAAATTATaaccttcttcttttgtttcattGCAGATTGCAAAGGCTACAGTGTAGTAAATAgctttttctagggttttagtcTTGGGTGTACAGATCGAACTCAAAAAGACCAGTCCACTTCTCTCCCAAAATGAGACCATTCTTAGTTTCTAAACAAAAATCAATCATCAATCTGATCAGACAGCAATCCAGATTACTCTCCACCATTAGGTCCACATCTTCCAACACCAACTCACAACCATCAACAGagattttcaatttcaatgtaaGTTCTTCAAATCTCATTAccagaaaccctaaattctccACACCCATTTCCTTGAGGTCCATTCATGCGCAGGCCATTGCTTCTGCTGATGATGAGAATGATTCGAGAGTTGATTCAGAAGATGATAATGCGATGACAGAATTCTTGTCAAGATTTGTATGGATCATGAGAGCTAAACTAACTGAAGCTTATCCAGATTCAGATAAGAGAGTGATTAATGATATGTTATTACTTATTGTTGAGAAAGTTGTTTCAGAATTAGAGATTGGTGGACTTGGTGCTATGGTTGTTGCTGCAGAAAGTGACATGTCTGAAGATTTCAGTGCAGATCTGTGGAAGACAGTATGGGAAGTGAGCAATTCAGTGTTGGAAGATATGCagaatgaaaagaagaaagagaaaatgaaGAGATTTCTTCAGTGTGAAGAGGTGAGAGATATGACTAGATTTGCTAGTGAGATTGGTGTTAGAGGTGATATGCTTAGAGAGATGAGATTCAAATGGgcgaaagagaagatggaagagtcTGAGTTTTATCAGAATttcgaaattgaagatgaaaatgtagCTGGGGAAGTAGCTGTTGAAGAAGGTGTGGATGTTGTTGGGGATGGTGGTGAAATAATGGATTTGGCGGTGGCCGGAGAGGTTAAACCAAAGGTTGTATCGATTCCGCAGCGGAAAGGGAAGATTAAGTATAAGCTTTGCGGGCTTGATATGTCGGATACAAAGTGGGCTGAAGCTGCTGATAAATATCATGAAGCTGAGAAGCTTATGTTTGATGAAGAACCTAAGGAAATTACTGGGAAATGTAAGCTTATTAATGAAAAGATTCTGtctttgaatgttgaagatgatccgTACGCACTTCTGGTGGAATGGATAGAGCTTCTACAGCCTAGAAGGGTTGATTGGCTTATATTGCTTGAAAAGCTGAAAGAACGGAACTCGGATTTATATCTCAAGGTCAGTCTTAGTTCATCTCTAACTCTTTTTATACAGTCTCCCGTATTGGAATTTTTGTTATTATCAGATGATTGTCTCAATAAGAGAAATCTACTTTTGGTCACTTTATGTGAAAAAAATGAACGACCGACGTTTTGATCCACTCTCGTTTAGCAAAATGAGCTAAACTTTGCTGCCTTAGTACAGGAGAAGTTAGAGCTCTAACCTTCCTATGTGTAGAAGGTCCATCAAATGATTCTAACATTCCTAAACCTAATTGGCTGTCTGTTTGTTAGAATCCATGTTATAAGGTTGTATGAAGTAGCACCATTTGTTGCAAAATACACCATTAAAAACAACAGCAACTTGGAATTTGTTGAATGATTTGTTAGTTCTTTGTATCGATGGTTGTAGGTTCTTCATGGTTGGTGCAGAGTTGACGTTTCAAAGTTTAGAGTTCCCAGTTTGCTAGCTTTGAAATTCCAATGGTGTACAGACTTTGATTTGATAATTACCAAGTAATTATTTGTAGAACTTGTTACTTCTGAAATGCAGCTAGTAAGCATGAAAACTTTATCTCTTGATTCACAAAAAAACAACTCAGCATTAGTGATTCCATTGAAGTCGAGAATACTCTGTGCTTCTAAGTAAGCAGTATGGTAACGCTTGCTACATGCACCACACCCCACATTGTAGGGAAAAGCCAGCTACTATGGTGTAGAAGTCCAATGGGAtccatttctatggtttttgcaCCATAGTGGTTGCCCATTCCCTACAATGTGGGGATGTGGGGTAGGCACCACTACCACGGGGTTGGTTTAGAACATAACGCTTATGAGTATTGCTAGTTGTATTGCCTACAGCTTGATTGTTGGCTGAAATTCTAAATACGTGGGTATTTGAAGCCCGTGTATCCTACATGCTTAGCATATATCAGCCCTACAATCACGTGGTAGATGTGTCGGTCGTAGATTTATGTTATCCAGAATTGGGAAGAAAATTATCCTTTGGCATTTAGTTACAGTTGAAGCATTTCTCTTTTATACTTCATGTTAGCTGAGCTAA
This genomic stretch from Papaver somniferum cultivar HN1 chromosome 5, ASM357369v1, whole genome shotgun sequence harbors:
- the LOC113283999 gene encoding uncharacterized protein LOC113283999, encoding MRPFLVSKQKSIINLIRQQSRLLSTIRSTSSNTNSQPSTEIFNFNVSSSNLITRNPKFSTPISLRSIHAQAIASADDENDSRVDSEDDNAMTEFLSRFVWIMRAKLTEAYPDSDKRVINDMLLLIVEKVVSELEIGGLGAMVVAAESDMSEDFSADLWKTVWEVSNSVLEDMQNEKKKEKMKRFLQCEEVRDMTRFASEIGVRGDMLREMRFKWAKEKMEESEFYQNFEIEDENVAGEVAVEEGVDVVGDGGEIMDLAVAGEVKPKVVSIPQRKGKIKYKLCGLDMSDTKWAEAADKYHEAEKLMFDEEPKEITGKCKLINEKILSLNVEDDPYALLVEWIELLQPRRVDWLILLEKLKERNSDLYLKMAELILNEESFQANIRDYSKLIDTHYKDSRLEDAERVLKKMTDKGIEPDILTSIILVHMYSKINNLERAQESFDSLKIQGFQPDTKVYNSLVMAYIKAGQPDVAENLIKDMETRDIKPTRDMLMALLRSFSECGEAVRAQSTSTSMILAGYQPDLAYYTSLVGAYGPSDPEHAREIFNKMRKAGIKPDDKCTANMMAGYEKKNSLDKALNLLLELEKDGFEPGFETYSVLVDWLAHLQLVDECEELLRKITEKGDLPPLKVHVSLCAMYSKEGDKTKALQALGVVEGKKDLLGADEFERIIDGLIAGGLTSDAERMLKVMEAQGFPASQRLKVSMMGSAFLPRRSKPKLNF